In a single window of the Sulfurimonas sp. hsl 1-7 genome:
- a CDS encoding Hsp20/alpha crystallin family protein, whose amino-acid sequence MYLTAFDPYRDFRALEKRMMQPFNVKEKEGGISSFTPSVNTREGEFAYHVDVDLPGVKKEDIKVDVKDGAITISGERNFKEEVKEEDYYKVETSFGKFSRSFSLPDDVDTENITATAENGVLEVVIPKVDASVKTKSIEVK is encoded by the coding sequence ATGTATTTAACTGCGTTTGATCCGTATAGGGATTTTAGAGCTTTAGAAAAAAGAATGATGCAACCATTCAATGTGAAAGAAAAAGAGGGTGGCATCAGTTCATTTACACCGAGTGTAAACACGCGTGAAGGTGAGTTTGCCTACCATGTTGACGTTGACCTGCCGGGTGTTAAAAAAGAGGACATCAAGGTAGATGTTAAAGACGGAGCTATTACGATCTCGGGTGAGCGTAACTTCAAAGAGGAAGTAAAAGAGGAAGATTACTACAAAGTTGAAACAAGCTTTGGAAAATTTTCAAGAAGTTTTTCTCTTCCTGATGATGTAGATACTGAAAATATCACTGCAACTGCCGAAAACGGTGTACTGGAAGTTGTGATCCCAAAAGTTGATGCATCGGTAAAAACGAAAAGCATCGAAGTTAAGTAA
- the tgt gene encoding tRNA guanosine(34) transglycosylase Tgt yields MEFTLEAKSGKARACTIKTAHSTIKTPVFMPVGTVGSVKSLDVHDVLDMLGAEIILANTYHMYLRPGDETVKKMGKLHGFTKYPKSFLTDSGGFQAFSLSDNSKPKEDGIEFRSHIDGSKHFFTPKKVIDIQLNLGSDIMMILDDLVALPNTQERIALSIERTTKWAEESIEYFRAKQAEGVGVDQNIFAIIQGGTDKAFRTKSAQELCALPYDGFAIGGLSVGEANQDMYDTVEHTTQYMPEDKPRYLMGVGTPEDLIENIERGIDMFDCVMPTRNARNGTLFTSFGKLNIKGAKYKEDEAPIDPECECITCKTYSRAYINHLFRSREISYFRLATIHNLHYYLNLMKECREAILEDRFAEFKVDFYQKRQ; encoded by the coding sequence ATGGAATTTACCCTCGAAGCAAAAAGTGGCAAGGCTCGTGCCTGTACTATAAAAACGGCACACTCTACGATCAAAACACCTGTATTTATGCCTGTTGGAACGGTTGGAAGTGTCAAATCTCTTGACGTACATGATGTTTTAGATATGTTAGGAGCTGAGATCATCCTTGCAAACACTTACCACATGTACCTACGTCCTGGTGATGAAACAGTTAAAAAGATGGGGAAACTCCACGGTTTTACAAAGTATCCAAAAAGCTTCTTGACAGACAGCGGCGGTTTTCAGGCATTTTCACTTAGTGACAACTCTAAACCTAAAGAAGACGGGATCGAATTCCGCTCACACATTGACGGAAGCAAACACTTCTTTACACCGAAAAAAGTTATAGACATCCAGTTAAATCTCGGCTCAGACATCATGATGATCTTGGATGATTTGGTTGCACTGCCAAATACACAAGAGCGTATAGCACTAAGTATTGAACGTACTACGAAATGGGCTGAGGAGTCGATCGAGTATTTCCGCGCTAAACAAGCTGAAGGTGTCGGTGTTGATCAAAACATTTTTGCAATCATCCAAGGGGGAACTGACAAAGCATTCCGTACAAAAAGTGCTCAGGAATTATGTGCACTCCCTTATGACGGTTTTGCGATCGGTGGTCTTTCAGTCGGTGAAGCGAACCAAGATATGTACGATACGGTAGAACATACGACTCAGTATATGCCAGAAGACAAACCGCGTTACCTTATGGGTGTAGGAACTCCGGAAGACCTGATCGAAAATATTGAGCGCGGGATCGATATGTTTGACTGTGTAATGCCGACAAGAAATGCAAGAAACGGTACTCTTTTTACATCATTCGGTAAGCTAAACATCAAAGGTGCAAAATATAAAGAGGATGAAGCTCCAATCGATCCGGAATGTGAATGTATCACTTGTAAAACATACTCACGTGCATACATAAACCATCTTTTTAGAAGCCGTGAGATCAGTTACTTTAGATTAGCAACTATTCATAATCTTCACTACTATTTGAACCTTATGAAAGAGTGTCGTGAAGCTATCTTAGAAGACAGATTTGCCGAGTTTAAAGTAGATTTTTATCAAAAAAGACAATAA